The nucleotide sequence TGCAGTTGCCTCTCCTGGGAGTCACATCTACCTTTGCAGCAAGTATGGGCAAAAATAGAAATCCATGCACGGACATGCTTGTGTTTCCCATCTTGTGTACCCCTCCCCCCTTCAGGAATTCTGGAAGCCCTCTTCTTTGAATTAGGGTTGTAAAAACTGGACTCTGGTGGAAATGCTGTGGCCCCGGGGAAGGTCTCCCCTCTCACCTTGCTGCTCACACTGATAACTTCCTAGCCCCATGACCCTGGTCCTTTCCCTCCGCCCTGATGGCTCTGGTCCTGCTGGCTGGAATAGGAGCAGCAGCTGGAAGGTGCTGGAGGGAGGGTGGGCAGCTTCATCTCGGCTCACTGCCCTTGTTgttgatgctgctgctgctgccgctactgctgctgccgctgctgctgctgggtgggAAGCGCCTTGTCTAGGGGCCTCGAGCACTCACTACTGTCTGAAGggatctcttcctcctccactggcTCTTGGTCCTGCTCTTGTTTCTGGGCCTTCCTCCTCTCCAACATCTCCTCAAAGAATATCTGGCAGCTGAATCCATCTCGGATGCCGTGTTGGGCGTGGTCCAGCAGCGCCCCCAGCGTGGGGAAGACCCTGCAGCACGCCACACAGCGCAGGCCATGGCTGGGGGTGACCAGCCAGTCGGGTGGCGAGCGCAGCTCCTGCAGGTAGCAGTCAGGCTGGCCCTGTGGCTCGGGGTCCTCGGGCTCCGGGTCCAGCTGCTTGCTGGTTTCCAGCTCCCAGCGCAGGTCCGTGTTGGAGGCCATCTCGAAGGAGGAGCCTTTCTGCCGCTCTCTCTTGATGAACTCAGCTTCTCGAATGCGGGGCTTCATGGTGACGGGCTGGAAGCCAGACTCTGTCTCCCAGGCCACCGCCACGCCCTGCACCGTCTGCACGTGGGTGTACAGGGCGCACACGCTCTGCGGAGGGGCGTCCTGCGCGTCGGGCCTGTAGACGCAGCAATAGCGGCAGTAAGATTGGTGCTCCGACGCGGACTTGGACGAGGACGGCGAGCTGCTCCAGTGGAGCATCCTGCGGGTCTGGGCTGCCAAGTAGCTGTCGTCCTCTGGGAGAAGGATACCCCCTGGCCTCAGAGATGACTTGTCCTTCTTCATGATCCCTGGGAAGTGGAAGGACAGTTTCATCAGTGGCCTTCAAGTACCTCCAGGAGCTCTGAATGGAACTGGCTCTGGGGGCTCTTAGCAAGGGTGCCATCATCTATCTGGCCTTTGTTGATCCCTCATAACGGGAGATGACCATAATGCTACCTTACAGCATGGTGATGAGAATCAAATAACACTATCACCTCAAACCTAAAAGGCCATTACCGGGTGAACAGTAAAATAGACTGTGGTGCAGCCACAGGATGCAACTGTGTCTGTGGACGAATGAATGAGCTGCCGTGTGAGCGGCAATATGGGCAAATGGCAATGGACTCGATGAATAAATAAGCCAATGTGCGATTCCTCGTAGATGGCGTTCTAGAGAAGCAATTTTGTGGGACCAAACAACTTTCAAGAGCTGGAGCAGAGGAGGACAGGACACAGAGGTACACCTGGGAACTCTGGGCGGTAGGGATGATAGCAGGCTGCATCTTGACTGTGGTGGTGGTCACAGTGTGGAACAAGCATCACGGTTCTTCACACTGCCCACTTAGATTCGATTCCTTTTGTACCCATAAATAGCAACTCAATAAAGCCCACTTAAGAACCGGGGAAGTACTTGGGCTGAGTTATCCAGCatcaccctcccctcccctgtccctTTGGGAAGTCTCTCCACCTCACCCACCTCCTCCAATGCTGACTGTGGCCCTGCAGCCATGTAAGAAGGTACCATGTTCTGATTCCTTAAAGAGTCAAAATGACCCTAAGAAATTCCAATGTTGGGAAAGTGAGGCACAGAAAATGTAAATGCCtcgggctgaagggatggcttagtggttaaggcatttgcccgcaaagccaaagggtcccggttcagttctccaggacccacgtaagccagatgcacaagggggcgcatgtatctggagttcatttgcaggggctgaaggccctggcatgcccattctctctttctctctctcaaataaataaattaattatttttaaaaaagaaaatgtaaatgccTGACAGAGCCACTTGGCCCCAATAGCAGACATTATGTTAAGGACTGCCcacagatcacacacacacacatacacacacatacaaacacacagtgACTTTCAAACTGGCATTCTAGATTAGTTTCACGAATGTGTTATAAAggcacttttatattttatattactgCATAGTAACTGTTTTTGTCCaaatgcacattaaaataaaCACATGATGGTGAACAGTTTACATTTTTATCCATCTATCTTCTAAAATCACTCCACAGTCTCACAAGGGCTCAGGGAGTGCCAAGCTTCTCATAAAGAACAGTACCTCCCAAGCCAGGCGTgagggcacacgcctttaaccccagcactcaggaggcagaggtaggaggatcaccatgagttcaaggccggcctgagactacatagtgaattacaggtcagcctgagctacagtgagaccctacctcgcaaaacaaaaagacaagacaaaacaaacaaacaaaaaccagtgcCTCCCTTCCCCCGCCCATTGTTGTCATGGTCAGTGCCCCCCACTTTCACCCCTTTGGTCCTGGTATCTGGACTCAACCTGCCCCTTCCCAGGACCTCCTTCCCAAGGGCTGGCCCTGGCTCACCTCCAGCCTCTTCTCTTGACTCACCTGGCCAGAAGATTCCCAGGCTCTCTTCTGTGGGCTCGGGGCTGGTCACGTTCAGGGGGGTCCCACTGACTGGAGACTCTTCTCTACTGTGGTCCCTGAGGTGGGGTTTCATGACTTGAAATTGATGCCCAAAATCTCAGTGCTCCAGCTAATTGGTGAGAGCTGATATGGACTGTGCTGAAGCCCTCCAGCTGGCCCCACGGGGCCCCAAGGGGCCCCACGGTCACTATGATTCTTCCTTTATTCTGTGATGTCATCAGTGACATATGCCTGTTCTATGACCTAAGGCAAGGCTGAGACCCTGTCACGGTCCCAGGAGAGACTTCCCAATGCAATCACATTCCCCCTGTGACTTTTTTACCTTGTGGTATTGTCAGGGACACAGATGCAAAGCACAGACATATACTCTtaagtacatgcacacacatacagacacaaacAGAAACGCCTTCATAGGCACATTCGTAATCACTCAGGTATCCATGCTGGAATTGTCACAGGCACACAACACACCAATGAATGCATATAACattcacacagagacacacacaagcaaatgacTCACATCCATTcacttaaacaca is from Jaculus jaculus isolate mJacJac1 chromosome 18, mJacJac1.mat.Y.cur, whole genome shotgun sequence and encodes:
- the Fam170b gene encoding protein FAM170B, encoding MKPHLRDHSREESPVSGTPLNVTSPEPTEESLGIFWPGESREEAGGEPGPALGKEDDSYLAAQTRRMLHWSSSPSSSKSASEHQSYCRYCCVYRPDAQDAPPQSVCALYTHVQTVQGVAVAWETESGFQPVTMKPRIREAEFIKRERQKGSSFEMASNTDLRWELETSKQLDPEPEDPEPQGQPDCYLQELRSPPDWLVTPSHGLRCVACCRVFPTLGALLDHAQHGIRDGFSCQIFFEEMLERRKAQKQEQDQEPVEEEEIPSDSSECSRPLDKALPTQQQQRQQQ